One stretch of Limnohabitans sp. DNA includes these proteins:
- a CDS encoding PhnD/SsuA/transferrin family substrate-binding protein yields MRCPTMPTRREILITSAASTALATKTAWAKPGAEPLKIGLTPVILTDQFAFLSRWGKYLSDQTEHPVSFVVRESYQSILDLLMGGQVNAAWICGYPYVLMQARLDLLSVPLYQGQPTYQAYLISALRQSGVIGGWANLEGKVLAYADPLSNSGWLVARAQMARAGIDHRKLRRTFFTYGHRNVADAVAAGLADAGAIDGYVWETMKTQRIETIDQTRIAWKSEPFGFPPIVTMKNTHHPATPALRRALSNMHLNATGQELLNALNLSGFTTGEPSLFESIRKLSRSL; encoded by the coding sequence ATGAGGTGCCCCACCATGCCGACACGGCGAGAAATCTTGATCACCAGCGCTGCCTCAACGGCTCTTGCAACCAAGACTGCGTGGGCAAAACCTGGCGCTGAACCCCTGAAAATTGGTTTGACGCCGGTGATATTGACGGACCAATTTGCCTTCTTGTCGCGGTGGGGCAAATACTTGAGCGACCAAACTGAGCACCCTGTGAGCTTTGTCGTCAGGGAGTCTTATCAGTCGATTCTGGATCTTTTGATGGGCGGTCAAGTCAATGCCGCCTGGATTTGTGGTTACCCCTATGTCCTCATGCAGGCCCGACTCGATCTTCTGAGCGTGCCTCTTTATCAAGGACAGCCCACCTACCAAGCGTACTTGATCAGCGCACTGCGTCAGTCTGGCGTGATTGGCGGCTGGGCAAATCTTGAAGGAAAAGTGCTGGCCTACGCGGATCCTTTGTCCAACTCTGGCTGGCTGGTCGCGCGCGCGCAAATGGCCAGGGCAGGCATTGATCACCGCAAGTTAAGGCGCACCTTCTTCACTTACGGTCATCGCAATGTGGCCGATGCCGTGGCCGCAGGTCTGGCCGATGCGGGCGCTATTGATGGTTATGTCTGGGAAACGATGAAGACCCAGCGCATTGAAACCATCGATCAAACCCGAATTGCCTGGAAGTCTGAACCCTTTGGATTTCCACCCATCGTGACAATGAAAAATACCCATCACCCCGCCACACCTGCTTTGCGTCGTGCGCTGTCGAACATGCATCTCAACGCCACGGGGCAGGAGTTGCTCAACGCCTTGAATTTGTCGGGGTTCACCACGGGTGAGCCCTCTCTTTTTGAATCGATTCGCAAACTCTCTCGCAGTCTCTAA
- a CDS encoding molybdopterin-dependent oxidoreductase, with translation MSLTKQQAQETQIMEGAVRTHDPSGRRQFFVSAGAFGAALAAPAAMAQAAASAPAPAPAPAPARKVLLKDDSRLLNIGATVRSGNYWNFSTFITPVEEFYVRNHYPTPMVEQRPVLDPRNWKMKIHGNAIERPIEITYDDLVKMPSRTIIATMECHGNGRSLFWEQQGQTQVAGGNWVLGAVGQAEWQYVPLSHIFGLVGLKKDAKSALFWSGVDGNDMGRPMPVSELIARGDDIGICFKMNGNDLLPDHGAPVRLIVPGWGGTASIKWLTEMRVDSHQHWVRLNTKGEVYIGPDYQAPAVGPTDEFIGGITPADVKGPMVTWMPIKSVITVPLVLDKSPSIPANYPLKRGELPKLPVGRQLVRGYAWAPQHGIRAVEYRVDGGPWQRAHIQGPNLGRYTWVRFDFMWDAPRGNHVIETRGIDTAGNMQPETVPLNILGMANGAIAKFKVQVV, from the coding sequence ATGTCGTTGACCAAGCAACAAGCCCAGGAAACTCAAATCATGGAGGGTGCCGTGCGCACGCACGACCCCTCAGGTCGTCGACAGTTCTTTGTATCTGCAGGCGCTTTTGGTGCCGCGTTGGCGGCACCGGCCGCCATGGCGCAGGCGGCTGCATCAGCCCCTGCTCCTGCTCCTGCTCCTGCTCCTGCAAGGAAAGTACTGCTCAAGGACGACTCCCGTTTGCTCAACATTGGGGCCACCGTGCGCAGCGGTAATTATTGGAATTTTTCGACTTTCATCACGCCTGTTGAAGAGTTTTATGTGCGCAACCATTACCCGACCCCCATGGTTGAACAACGGCCAGTGCTGGACCCGCGCAATTGGAAAATGAAAATTCATGGCAATGCCATTGAGCGACCAATTGAAATCACGTATGACGACCTGGTGAAAATGCCTTCGCGCACCATCATTGCAACGATGGAGTGCCATGGCAATGGTCGTTCGTTATTCTGGGAGCAGCAGGGTCAAACGCAGGTGGCCGGTGGTAACTGGGTGCTTGGGGCCGTTGGACAAGCCGAGTGGCAGTATGTGCCGCTGAGTCACATTTTTGGATTGGTCGGGCTCAAAAAAGACGCCAAATCCGCGCTGTTTTGGTCTGGGGTCGATGGCAACGACATGGGGCGTCCAATGCCGGTGTCCGAGTTGATTGCCCGTGGAGATGACATCGGCATATGTTTCAAAATGAACGGCAACGACTTGTTGCCCGATCATGGCGCTCCCGTACGCTTGATCGTGCCCGGCTGGGGCGGCACGGCCTCCATCAAGTGGCTGACCGAGATGCGCGTTGACTCACATCAGCATTGGGTTCGGTTGAACACCAAGGGGGAGGTCTACATTGGGCCAGACTATCAGGCACCGGCAGTGGGTCCGACCGATGAATTCATCGGAGGCATCACGCCGGCTGACGTGAAAGGCCCCATGGTGACCTGGATGCCCATTAAATCCGTGATCACCGTGCCGCTGGTTTTGGACAAGTCGCCCTCCATTCCGGCCAATTACCCTCTCAAAAGAGGTGAGCTGCCAAAGTTGCCTGTGGGACGCCAATTGGTTCGAGGCTACGCGTGGGCACCTCAACACGGTATTCGGGCAGTTGAATACCGGGTGGATGGCGGCCCTTGGCAGCGTGCGCATATTCAAGGTCCCAACCTGGGGCGTTATACCTGGGTGCGTTTTGACTTCATGTGGGATGCTCCCCGCGGCAATCATGTGATCGAAACACGGGGTATCGATACGGCAGGAAATATGCAGCCCGAAACGGTGCCCCTCAATATTTTGGGCATGGCCAACGGCGCCATTGCGAAGTTCAAAGTGCAAGTTGTTTGA
- a CDS encoding 16S rRNA pseudouridine(516) synthase produces the protein MRLEDILFSQGFGTRRVCAGLIQQGHVQVNGETVHDAGQWFDLEGLQFQVQGQVWPFAVQAYLMLNKPAGTECSQKPSTWPSIYTLLPAPLRQRPQKAAVQGVQAVGRLDQDTTGLLLLTDDGKFIHKMSSPKHHVPKVYEVTTKHPVTADMVARLLSGVVLDDDPQPVRAAACEVAGDLQLKLTLTQGKYHQVKRMLAAVGNRVEALHRSQIGGLVLSDLSPGQWRWLTAQDLALLKP, from the coding sequence ATGCGCCTGGAAGACATCTTGTTCAGTCAGGGCTTTGGCACCCGTCGGGTTTGTGCCGGATTGATTCAACAGGGGCATGTGCAGGTCAACGGTGAAACGGTGCACGATGCAGGGCAATGGTTTGATCTGGAGGGGCTGCAGTTTCAGGTCCAGGGTCAAGTGTGGCCGTTTGCCGTGCAGGCTTATTTGATGCTGAACAAACCTGCCGGCACCGAGTGCTCTCAAAAGCCCTCCACCTGGCCCAGTATTTACACCTTGTTGCCAGCCCCATTGCGACAGCGCCCACAAAAAGCGGCGGTGCAGGGCGTGCAGGCGGTGGGCCGACTGGACCAGGACACCACGGGCCTTTTGTTGTTGACCGATGACGGCAAATTCATTCACAAAATGAGTTCGCCCAAGCACCATGTGCCCAAAGTCTATGAAGTCACCACCAAGCATCCAGTGACTGCCGACATGGTGGCCCGGTTGTTGTCAGGGGTGGTGCTCGATGATGACCCGCAGCCGGTCAGGGCGGCGGCTTGCGAGGTGGCAGGGGATTTGCAGTTGAAACTGACCCTGACGCAAGGCAAGTACCACCAGGTCAAACGCATGTTGGCGGCGGTGGGTAACCGGGTTGAAGCTTTGCACCGTTCACAAATTGGTGGTCTGGTGTTGAGCGACTTGTCGCCGGGGCAATGGCGCTGGCTGACCGCGCAGGATCTGGCCCTGCTCAAGCCTTGA
- a CDS encoding alpha/beta hydrolase, with protein MLQPITQTSTVHGVQLETQSMAGGSAPSAPTLVFLHEGLGSVRMWRDWPLSLCQQLGCSGLVYSRQGYGQSDPVPNVRGPAVQEGQQRTGRLQPDYMHREALVVLPELLRQRGIEKPVLLGHSDGGTIALLHAASFEVHACIVMAPHVMVEDVSLQAITLAREAFENGALRDRLMPYHANVDCAFWQWNDVWLSDAFRAFDIRQELPRIQAPLLAIQGANDPYGSMAQIDAIAAQAPQTQRLQLPACGHSPHRDHPLLVTQAIIDFLHRLKA; from the coding sequence ATGCTGCAACCCATAACCCAGACCAGCACTGTCCATGGCGTTCAACTGGAGACACAGTCGATGGCGGGTGGGTCTGCGCCCTCTGCACCCACTTTGGTTTTTTTGCACGAAGGCTTGGGCAGTGTGCGCATGTGGCGCGACTGGCCCCTGAGCTTGTGCCAACAACTTGGCTGCAGCGGCTTGGTTTACTCACGCCAAGGCTATGGCCAATCGGACCCGGTGCCAAACGTGCGCGGCCCCGCCGTCCAAGAAGGCCAGCAAAGAACCGGTCGTCTGCAGCCAGACTACATGCACCGCGAAGCGCTGGTGGTGTTACCCGAATTGCTGCGCCAACGGGGCATTGAAAAACCGGTGCTTTTGGGACATTCGGACGGCGGCACCATCGCCTTGCTGCACGCGGCCAGTTTCGAGGTGCATGCCTGCATCGTCATGGCACCGCATGTCATGGTCGAAGACGTGTCCCTGCAGGCCATCACCTTGGCCCGCGAAGCGTTTGAAAACGGCGCTCTGCGCGATCGATTGATGCCCTACCATGCCAACGTCGACTGCGCGTTTTGGCAATGGAACGATGTCTGGCTCAGTGACGCCTTCCGTGCTTTTGACATCCGCCAAGAATTGCCCCGCATCCAAGCCCCCCTGCTGGCCATACAAGGGGCCAACGACCCTTATGGCTCGATGGCCCAAATCGATGCCATCGCGGCCCAGGCCCCGCAGACCCAGCGACTCCAACTGCCCGCATGTGGCCACTCACCCCACCGGGACCACCCGCTGCTGGTGACGCAAGCCATCATCGATTTTTTGCACCGGCTCAAGGCTTGA
- a CDS encoding cyclopropane-fatty-acyl-phospholipid synthase family protein produces MKVLRVLLPILLTSWLNLACSSTAAPATGASAYEPVRGQAGKDVIWIPTPEGLIDKMLTAAKVSDQDKLFDLGAGDGIIAITAARKYGAQAVGIEYNPDMAQFARRKVAEAGLTNKVRIITGDIFQEDFSSASVVTLYLMPHLNLKLRPILLKMKPGTRVVSHAFTMGEWEPDETMSHQHSQAFFWVVPAQIEGTWVMTGLEGGPMRMSLSQTFQNIGGILTRGGQTHAMVGARLRGDEVKFQFITQDRKVHAFSGRVEGRRITGTVVSDFMHTPVEITRP; encoded by the coding sequence ATGAAGGTATTGCGTGTTTTATTGCCCATCCTGTTGACCAGTTGGTTGAATTTGGCCTGCTCATCCACCGCAGCCCCAGCCACCGGCGCATCGGCCTACGAACCCGTGCGCGGCCAAGCCGGCAAAGATGTGATCTGGATCCCCACGCCGGAAGGCCTGATCGACAAAATGCTCACCGCCGCCAAGGTCAGCGATCAAGACAAACTGTTTGATCTGGGCGCGGGCGACGGCATCATCGCCATCACCGCCGCGCGCAAATATGGAGCGCAAGCCGTGGGCATTGAATACAACCCCGACATGGCCCAATTTGCCCGGCGCAAAGTGGCCGAAGCCGGCCTGACCAACAAGGTAAGGATCATCACAGGGGACATCTTCCAAGAAGACTTCAGTTCTGCCAGCGTGGTCACCCTTTACCTGATGCCGCACCTGAACTTGAAGCTTCGTCCCATCTTGCTCAAGATGAAGCCTGGCACTCGGGTGGTCTCGCATGCCTTCACCATGGGCGAATGGGAGCCCGACGAGACCATGTCGCACCAACACTCACAAGCCTTTTTTTGGGTGGTCCCCGCGCAAATCGAAGGCACCTGGGTCATGACCGGACTGGAAGGCGGGCCGATGCGCATGAGCCTGAGTCAAACCTTTCAAAACATAGGCGGAATACTCACCCGTGGCGGGCAGACCCATGCCATGGTGGGTGCCAGATTGCGTGGCGACGAGGTCAAGTTTCAATTCATCACCCAGGACCGCAAGGTGCACGCCTTCTCTGGCCGTGTGGAAGGTCGCCGCATCACGGGCACCGTTGTCTCTGACTTCATGCATACACCCGTCGAAATCACCCGACCCTGA
- a CDS encoding HAMP domain-containing sensor histidine kinase produces the protein MLNRLPYRLQIPLGLSLAVLVTAMLVTALLAKVILNTAERETIERINRASTLIVSQSRSLIAAEDIWRTFTLLRGTNALLPGADDDMAHAVVLDSAGHVFASSNPTGHAIGQKILGTIQYSMNVPETSQVNDRISIYEPQHGMIVTEPIRSEDGQILGYVYIEVDTAVFVPAWMNLLRFAVLGAALTAFFLLPVGWYFGRKMAKPVAEVVHVIEQIGKHPPNTLRKLIPRNANPELAKIGQAVLQLLDETETRHKAQARAFSSQRLAAVGRITAVVAHEINNPLAGLLTATQTLRLHGSSLDIRQKTIELIERGLLQISSTVNALIPQARKEVRSLVFEDLADMTTLVQSTAERFTVQVHVDHDIQQPLKVAAASMRQVMLNLLLNAIKASHAGGLVLATLRSNAHLVRFEVSNTGRRLTQAHLDAAISTESENDPHGFGLWVCHQIAIQCNGSLILDLSEQDQTRLIFQVPNQETHEPTLVD, from the coding sequence ATGCTGAACCGACTGCCCTACCGCTTGCAAATTCCTTTGGGCTTATCGCTCGCGGTGTTGGTGACTGCCATGCTGGTCACGGCGTTGCTGGCCAAGGTGATTCTCAACACGGCAGAGCGTGAGACCATCGAGCGCATCAACCGCGCCTCCACACTGATCGTTTCGCAGTCGCGCTCATTGATCGCCGCTGAGGATATCTGGCGCACTTTTACCCTCTTGCGAGGTACAAACGCCCTCTTGCCTGGGGCTGACGATGATATGGCACATGCTGTCGTTCTTGACAGTGCCGGTCATGTCTTTGCCTCATCCAATCCGACGGGTCACGCCATTGGCCAAAAAATTCTGGGAACCATCCAGTACAGCATGAACGTGCCGGAAACCAGCCAGGTCAATGACCGCATCAGCATTTATGAACCCCAGCACGGCATGATCGTGACCGAACCCATTCGAAGTGAAGATGGGCAAATTCTTGGTTATGTGTACATAGAAGTTGATACCGCTGTTTTCGTTCCTGCCTGGATGAATTTGCTGCGATTTGCTGTGCTTGGCGCTGCACTGACAGCATTTTTTCTGTTACCTGTCGGCTGGTATTTCGGACGGAAAATGGCCAAGCCTGTGGCGGAGGTGGTTCATGTCATCGAACAAATTGGCAAGCATCCACCCAACACGCTGCGCAAACTCATCCCACGCAACGCCAACCCGGAACTGGCCAAGATTGGCCAAGCTGTTCTGCAGTTGCTGGATGAAACAGAAACACGCCATAAAGCGCAAGCACGCGCCTTTTCCTCTCAAAGGTTGGCTGCAGTGGGACGCATCACTGCCGTGGTAGCCCATGAGATCAACAACCCCCTCGCAGGCTTGTTGACTGCCACACAAACGCTTCGCTTGCATGGTTCTTCCCTCGACATACGGCAAAAAACCATCGAACTGATTGAACGAGGGCTCCTCCAGATCAGCTCTACGGTCAATGCGCTTATTCCACAGGCACGCAAAGAGGTTCGATCGCTGGTCTTCGAGGACCTGGCGGACATGACGACCCTGGTTCAATCGACCGCAGAGCGTTTCACAGTGCAAGTCCACGTGGATCATGACATCCAACAGCCGCTGAAGGTTGCCGCCGCATCCATGCGACAGGTCATGCTGAACTTATTGCTCAATGCGATCAAGGCCTCCCATGCAGGCGGGCTTGTCTTGGCCACTTTGCGCTCGAATGCTCATCTTGTCCGCTTTGAGGTTTCTAACACTGGGCGGCGTCTAACTCAGGCGCATCTGGATGCGGCGATTTCGACGGAGTCCGAGAATGATCCTCACGGATTCGGGCTTTGGGTATGCCATCAAATCGCCATCCAGTGCAATGGCTCACTGATTTTGGATCTGTCAGAACAAGATCAAACACGGCTTATTTTTCAAGTCCCCAATCAAGAAACTCATGAACCAACTCTTGTTGATTGA
- a CDS encoding c-type cytochrome, which translates to MHDMNVQSKLWVSTLMVVGPLVSMGFGSHGAMAQTVKLPANSSAQVVVGEKLYQQNCALCHGANGRDATVFPRPIWGAGSDLSKFATTKGLFEYLQMLMPFDNPSKINDEQKTAIVAFMAVMHGAAKPAESKPLGGNSVVLK; encoded by the coding sequence ATGCACGATATGAACGTTCAGTCAAAACTTTGGGTGAGCACTTTGATGGTTGTTGGACCCCTTGTCTCCATGGGGTTCGGCAGCCACGGTGCAATGGCTCAAACCGTCAAGCTCCCAGCCAACAGCAGTGCGCAAGTCGTTGTGGGTGAAAAACTTTACCAACAAAATTGCGCTTTGTGTCACGGTGCGAATGGGCGTGATGCCACTGTCTTTCCAAGACCCATTTGGGGAGCGGGATCAGACTTGTCAAAGTTTGCAACAACCAAGGGCTTGTTTGAATACTTGCAAATGCTGATGCCTTTCGACAATCCCTCAAAAATCAATGATGAACAGAAGACTGCCATCGTTGCATTCATGGCGGTCATGCATGGCGCCGCCAAACCTGCTGAGTCAAAACCTTTGGGGGGTAATTCTGTGGTGTTGAAATAA
- a CDS encoding amino acid permease: MKTDSSAPDKMLRLLHPISAVALIVGIVIGAGIFKTPSLVAGISGDAGWALVLWLAGALISIVGALCYAELCTAYPNAGGDYHFLHRAFGRNLSFIYGWSRATIINTGSIALLAFVFGDYMSTLVNLGTYSSAIWALLIVVVLTVVNLAGIHASSRIQTWLTLTEIVGLLAVVAAGLWVEAPASGVIQWFVQAPAPAQWGLCLVFVLLTFGGWNEAAYISAELKGGPHTMVKVILASMLTLTLIYLLVNTALLLGLGLSGLSQSKTAAADLLGLAFGPWAQKALGLFVAIAALTSINATMFVGARTNFAVGSDWKALRKLGQWQLDIGSPRQALLLQGLISIGLIGLGTQEADGFSAMVEFTAPVFWGFLCLVGLALLSLRQTDPHTTRPFKVPFYPVLPLIFCAVCAWLTYSSITYAISQKAIHVSMWLIASGVLALLILRAREKTLDQIPRRI; encoded by the coding sequence ATGAAAACCGATAGCTCCGCCCCCGACAAGATGCTCCGTTTGCTGCACCCGATTTCAGCCGTGGCGCTGATTGTGGGCATCGTGATCGGCGCAGGCATTTTCAAAACCCCCTCACTGGTTGCTGGCATCAGCGGAGATGCTGGCTGGGCCCTGGTGTTGTGGCTGGCAGGTGCCCTGATCTCCATCGTGGGCGCACTGTGCTACGCCGAGCTTTGCACCGCGTATCCCAATGCCGGGGGTGACTACCACTTTTTACACAGGGCTTTTGGGCGCAACCTTTCTTTCATCTACGGCTGGTCACGCGCCACGATCATCAACACAGGCTCCATCGCCTTGCTGGCCTTTGTTTTTGGCGATTACATGAGCACGCTGGTCAACCTGGGCACCTACTCCAGTGCCATCTGGGCACTGCTCATTGTGGTGGTCTTGACGGTGGTCAACCTGGCTGGCATTCACGCTTCTTCGCGCATCCAGACCTGGTTGACCTTGACCGAAATTGTCGGCTTGCTGGCCGTTGTCGCGGCAGGACTCTGGGTCGAAGCCCCCGCCTCTGGCGTCATCCAATGGTTTGTCCAAGCGCCAGCGCCAGCGCAATGGGGGTTGTGCCTGGTCTTTGTCTTGCTGACCTTCGGCGGCTGGAACGAAGCGGCCTACATCTCTGCCGAATTGAAGGGTGGACCACACACCATGGTCAAGGTCATCCTGGCCAGCATGCTCACCCTGACGCTCATTTACCTGCTGGTCAACACCGCCTTGCTGTTGGGCCTGGGCTTGAGTGGCTTGAGCCAAAGCAAAACCGCTGCAGCCGATCTGCTGGGCCTGGCCTTTGGTCCGTGGGCACAAAAAGCGCTGGGCTTGTTTGTGGCCATTGCCGCATTGACCAGCATCAACGCCACCATGTTTGTCGGCGCTCGCACCAACTTTGCAGTCGGCAGCGACTGGAAAGCCCTGCGCAAACTGGGACAGTGGCAACTGGACATTGGCAGCCCCCGGCAAGCTTTGCTCTTGCAGGGCCTGATCAGCATTGGCCTGATTGGATTGGGCACCCAAGAAGCTGACGGCTTTTCGGCCATGGTGGAATTCACCGCCCCCGTGTTCTGGGGCTTCTTGTGCCTGGTCGGGCTGGCCTTGCTGAGCTTGAGGCAAACCGATCCGCACACCACGCGCCCCTTCAAAGTGCCGTTTTACCCAGTGCTGCCCCTGATTTTTTGTGCCGTCTGCGCATGGCTGACCTATTCCAGCATCACCTATGCCATCTCTCAAAAAGCCATTCACGTCTCCATGTGGCTCATTGCCAGCGGCGTTCTGGCCTTGCTGATTTTGCGGGCGCGCGAAAAAACCCTCGACCAAATCCCCCGCCGAATTTGA
- a CDS encoding spermidine synthase translates to MTHPLPSQSCNPWSFVPFALTIFTSAFLLFQVQPLLSKQILPWFGGSPAVWTTAMLFFQTLLCLGYLYAHALAALPSRKTQARIHVVLLVLAALLAARVLPGAELRPESPDSPVFQVLLILGASVGLPYFCLATTGPLVQHWFTSTAHASSVFRLYALSNVGSFLALLSFPYVLEPWLEQQEMGHLWTAGFWVFALLCLPVALGAWQNKTPAGAAHCDAAVGVVPVTPEGSASKPKPTLVQRLSWVALPALASLVFIATTDQISHDVAPEPRLWISTLGLYLVTFILTFDHPRWYRPRLFALLTLVLLLATSGLNDIPRWLGIDWDYGVNEVRWSHYALLFVVCMLCHGELYRRRPVDTGRLTEFYLCMSIGGAFGGLFVTLVATQFFDDYHEWLMALVLVALLACHVLFRLEGQSRGRVIQAVGALTAVVMVALLFAMQNPWSWREVRQDDRSEVLLDQIRNFYGTVSVKERRFVSEPKRDDRVFFSGNVTHGQQFLSDALRHVPTTYYARDSGIGETLKWAMDQKPSLSVALIGLGAGTLANYARQADAYDFYEINPAAVQFAQKWFDNLSSCKAGEQNILLGDARLRMEQLPKDKLYDVIVLDAFTGGSVPIHLLTREAFQIYRTHLKPDGHIAINITNAYLNLYPIVKAQAEVLGMAYRHKYQAVDEVRNVRRNLHFIMTHDQAYLKAYPSVNREVRDDQGRVLRSEPYDQPGLRLWTDQFSSIAPIVR, encoded by the coding sequence ATGACCCATCCCCTGCCAAGTCAGTCTTGCAATCCTTGGAGTTTTGTGCCTTTTGCGCTGACGATATTCACCAGCGCTTTTTTGTTGTTTCAAGTCCAGCCCCTGCTCAGCAAACAAATCCTGCCGTGGTTTGGTGGCAGCCCCGCAGTTTGGACCACGGCCATGCTGTTTTTCCAAACCCTGTTGTGCCTGGGCTACCTGTATGCCCATGCGTTGGCGGCCTTGCCCTCCCGAAAAACGCAGGCGCGTATCCATGTGGTCTTGTTGGTGCTGGCGGCCTTGCTCGCAGCCAGAGTGCTGCCTGGGGCGGAGCTTCGGCCTGAATCTCCTGACTCGCCGGTTTTTCAGGTGTTGCTGATTTTGGGGGCCAGTGTGGGCTTGCCGTATTTTTGTTTGGCGACCACCGGGCCTTTGGTTCAGCACTGGTTCACCAGCACGGCCCACGCCTCATCGGTTTTCCGTTTGTACGCTTTGTCCAATGTGGGGTCGTTCCTGGCACTTTTGTCTTTTCCGTATGTGCTGGAGCCTTGGCTGGAGCAGCAGGAAATGGGGCATCTTTGGACGGCTGGTTTTTGGGTGTTTGCCTTGCTGTGTTTGCCGGTGGCTTTGGGGGCGTGGCAAAACAAGACGCCCGCCGGTGCCGCCCATTGCGATGCGGCAGTCGGTGTTGTGCCCGTGACACCAGAGGGGTCGGCCAGCAAGCCCAAGCCTACGCTGGTCCAGCGCCTGTCCTGGGTGGCTTTGCCGGCATTGGCTTCGCTGGTTTTCATCGCGACCACCGATCAGATCAGCCACGATGTGGCGCCCGAGCCCAGGCTGTGGATTTCGACGCTGGGCCTGTACTTGGTCACTTTCATCCTGACTTTTGACCACCCCCGCTGGTATCGCCCCCGGTTGTTTGCGTTGCTCACGCTGGTTTTGTTGCTGGCGACTTCGGGCTTGAACGATATTCCGCGCTGGCTCGGTATCGATTGGGACTATGGCGTCAACGAGGTGCGTTGGTCGCATTACGCTTTGTTGTTTGTGGTGTGCATGCTTTGCCATGGCGAGCTGTACCGCCGCAGGCCTGTGGATACGGGACGTTTGACTGAGTTTTACCTGTGCATGTCGATTGGGGGGGCGTTCGGGGGCTTGTTTGTGACCTTGGTAGCCACCCAATTTTTTGACGATTACCACGAGTGGTTGATGGCCTTGGTTCTGGTGGCCTTGTTGGCTTGTCATGTGTTGTTTCGCTTGGAGGGGCAATCCCGTGGTCGTGTAATTCAGGCCGTGGGGGCCTTGACGGCAGTGGTCATGGTGGCTTTGTTGTTTGCCATGCAAAACCCGTGGTCCTGGCGTGAGGTTCGCCAGGACGATCGCAGTGAAGTTTTGCTGGACCAGATCCGGAATTTTTATGGCACTGTGTCGGTCAAGGAGCGTCGCTTTGTCTCCGAGCCCAAGCGTGATGACCGGGTGTTTTTCAGTGGCAATGTGACCCATGGTCAGCAGTTTCTTTCTGATGCGCTGCGTCATGTGCCGACCACTTACTATGCGCGCGACAGCGGTATCGGGGAGACCTTGAAGTGGGCCATGGACCAAAAACCGTCGTTGTCGGTGGCCTTGATTGGTTTGGGTGCGGGCACCTTGGCCAACTATGCACGCCAAGCCGATGCCTATGACTTTTATGAAATCAACCCTGCGGCGGTGCAGTTTGCGCAGAAGTGGTTTGACAACTTGTCGAGCTGCAAAGCGGGTGAGCAAAACATTTTATTGGGGGATGCCCGTTTGCGCATGGAGCAGTTGCCCAAAGACAAGTTGTACGACGTGATTGTGCTGGACGCTTTCACGGGCGGGTCGGTGCCCATCCATTTGTTGACCCGTGAGGCGTTTCAGATTTATCGCACCCACCTCAAGCCCGATGGTCACATCGCGATCAACATCACCAATGCCTATTTGAACCTTTACCCCATAGTGAAAGCCCAGGCCGAGGTTTTGGGCATGGCCTATCGGCACAAATACCAGGCTGTGGATGAGGTGCGCAATGTGAGACGGAACCTGCACTTCATCATGACGCATGACCAGGCCTACCTGAAGGCCTACCCCTCGGTCAATCGCGAAGTCCGCGACGATCAGGGCCGTGTGCTCAGAAGCGAGCCTTATGACCAGCCAGGCTTGAGGCTGTGGACCGACCAGTTCAGCAGCATTGCACCGATTGTCCGGTGA